The region CCTCAGCCTTCATGACCGTGCTATGGTCAGGGACACAAGCACATTAGCCAGATCCTATGTTGTCGCTGGGGGTGGGCTGACTCTTGAAGCCGGAACCATCGAGGATCTGAGTGAACCCGAGCCTGGATGGATTACAGGAGAGGCAGGACATCGGATGAATATCCATCATGGCAAAGCAGCTAGATAAGTTCATCGAGGTTCTGGAAATGCTCCAGCGACACGCTGCGAATTAGGCTGTGCTGTCGTAGGGTGTATCGCTCTGACGCGTTGGCGAAGCCTTGCCCTGGGCAAATCGCCTCTTCCACCAAAAAGCGATCGCGCAGGGCATCGAGGGCCAGCAGCCCTTGTTCTAGGGTGCAGTCCCAGTAGTCTAGATGGCTGAGCCACCAATCTTCAGGTACGGCACAGCGGTAGACAGCTGCCTCACAGAGCAAAATGTAGGCAAATTTCGCCTCTTGGCGCAGGCGCTGAAAGGTCTGCTCTAGGCGCTGGTGCACATTGCGGCGCAGGGTTTGGGTAAAGCGGTCGAGCTGCCAGCGATCGTCGGCACCAACGGCTTGACCGGCAGCAGCGGCAGCGATCGCCCTTTCCACCGTCTCAATCTCGTGGCCATAGCGCTGCCAGTAGGCCACCACATTGCCAAAGTAGGGCCGACTGCCGATCTCACCGGCAATGATTCGCAGAGCCAAGGGGTGTCCTTCGTAGGCTTGGCCCATGCGTACCAAGTAGGCGTATCCCTCCGCATCCTCTGATGTGGCCAGTCCAGTCTTGTCAAACAGGGCCAGTTGTTCGGAGGCCGATAGCCCGGTCAGTAATTGAGTTGCCCAATGGTTGCGGTAGCGAGTACCCAGGGCCAGCAACTGGCTAGGCAACTCCTGCGACGTGAGAACTATGCGGCTCTGAAAGCCATCAGCCACCAGCACCTGCTGAAAAAACTGCAAAAACCCCTCGTCCTTAAATTCGCTCCAGCCCTCTTGCTCGTTGCCCTGAAGCCATTCTTCTAAGGAATCGATCAGCAGGAGCTGACGACTGGTCTGCAGCGCCTGCATCAATCGAGCTAAAAGCTGAGGTCTATCGGTGCGATCGCTCGGAGTGACTACCTCTCCCAGCTTTTCCAGCATCCGCGCCGCAAAACTGCCAAAATCGGGCACCTGGTCTTGAGCCTCTGCAGTCTCTCGCAGGGGCACCCCAAACCCCACTAGATCCAGCGACAGCCGCTCGGACAGAGCTGTTTTGCCCACTCCCGCTATCCCTGTGATCATCAGCAAACGACAGCCGCCCTGCACCTGGGTCGCTAAATCCGCCACCAGTGCCTCTCGCCCCACCCAGCCCTCATCGTAGGCATAGAACGTCATCGGCAGCGCTGAGCCACCGTTGGACGCAGTGTCTTCTGCCTTGCCCCGAGCCAAGATCAGCTCCCTCGGCTCCAGACCCAGAGCTGCTGAAATCTCCTCAAACTTGGCAATCGAAACCTTTATCCCCCGGCAAAAGTTACTCACCGTCGAAAGCGCAATGTCTAAATGGGCCGCCAGATCGCCCTGGGTCAGAAACCCATTGCGCTCCAAGGCGATCGCCACCGCTTGCTTATGGTCAGGGTGAAGGGCAACGGAACGAGGCATGGGGAAGGGATGAAGGCAGAAGGATGAAGGATGAAACAGGTGGGGGGGCGATCGCGCCAACGTTGCTATGTCAAACATAACCCATTCATCCTTCTGCCTTCTGATTTCTGCCTTTATCCTTCTGCCTTTTGATCTCAGTCCTGAACTCAGGCACAACTCAGGGTTGAGCTCAAATACCCTCTTGCGAGGATGAATCCATGAAGCAAATGAGACCCACAAGGCAGGCAATCAACGCCAACCCTTTAGGGCTTTTCTTCATCCTTCTACCCTCATACTTCATCCTTCTGCCTTCATACTTCATCCTTTTTCCCTATGTACTTCTATCAAGAACAACTCGCCACCGCCTGGCACCTGGTTGAACGGGGCAGTCAGGCCGCTGGGGTGGATGGCATGACGGTGGATTTGTTCAGGGGCATTGCCCAAGAGCAAATTCGGCTGCTGCATCAGCAGATGCGGCAGGAGCGCTATGTCGCTAGCCCAGCCAAGGGCTTTTACCTGCCCAAAAAGAGCGGGGGTCAACGCCTGATTGGCATTCCCACGGTGAAGGATCGGATTGTGCAGCGCTATCTGCTGCAAAACATCTATCCCAAGCTAGAGGATGCCTTGAGTGATGCGGCCTTTGCCTATCGCCCTGGCTTCTCGATTTACACCGCTGTCGATCGGGTTATGGAGCGCTATCGCCACTCCCCCACTTGGGTAATTAAGGCCGATATTCAGCAGTTTTTTGACACGCTGTCTTGGCCAGTGCTGCTGCACCAGCTCGACCAGCTTGGTTTGCCTACCCCGTGGGTGCGGTGGATTGAGCATCAGCTCAAGGCTGGGATGGTCATCCATGGCCATTTCTATCGCCCTAACCAAGGGGTGTTGCAGGGCAGCATTTTGTCTGGGGCGCTGGCCAACCTGTATCTGAACGATTTTGACCATCGCTGCCGGTCGGCCGACATTCCCTTGGTGCGCTACGGCGAC is a window of Candidatus Obscuribacterales bacterium DNA encoding:
- a CDS encoding AAA family ATPase, coding for MFDIATLARSPPHLFHPSSFCLHPFPMPRSVALHPDHKQAVAIALERNGFLTQGDLAAHLDIALSTVSNFCRGIKVSIAKFEEISAALGLEPRELILARGKAEDTASNGGSALPMTFYAYDEGWVGREALVADLATQVQGGCRLLMITGIAGVGKTALSERLSLDLVGFGVPLRETAEAQDQVPDFGSFAARMLEKLGEVVTPSDRTDRPQLLARLMQALQTSRQLLLIDSLEEWLQGNEQEGWSEFKDEGFLQFFQQVLVADGFQSRIVLTSQELPSQLLALGTRYRNHWATQLLTGLSASEQLALFDKTGLATSEDAEGYAYLVRMGQAYEGHPLALRIIAGEIGSRPYFGNVVAYWQRYGHEIETVERAIAAAAAGQAVGADDRWQLDRFTQTLRRNVHQRLEQTFQRLRQEAKFAYILLCEAAVYRCAVPEDWWLSHLDYWDCTLEQGLLALDALRDRFLVEEAICPGQGFANASERYTLRQHSLIRSVSLEHFQNLDELI
- a CDS encoding reverse transcriptase domain-containing protein, which gives rise to MYFYQEQLATAWHLVERGSQAAGVDGMTVDLFRGIAQEQIRLLHQQMRQERYVASPAKGFYLPKKSGGQRLIGIPTVKDRIVQRYLLQNIYPKLEDALSDAAFAYRPGFSIYTAVDRVMERYRHSPTWVIKADIQQFFDTLSWPVLLHQLDQLGLPTPWVRWIEHQLKAGMVIHGHFYRPNQGVLQGSILSGALANLYLNDFDHRCRSADIPLVRYGDDCVAVCHSYLEASRFLSLMQDWIEDLYLTLHPEKTQIIPPNQEFVFLGHRFQGGDVEAQLRKAEGGRQKAEKKRTAWGPPKVCSIVKTPQSIAKSSTDEYWRDGMTTLYVTDQGAYLRVKHQQFQVLHQQELRCSVPASQISHVVLFGACNVSHGAVRLALQRRIPLLYLSNKGRY